Proteins found in one Tamandua tetradactyla isolate mTamTet1 chromosome 1, mTamTet1.pri, whole genome shotgun sequence genomic segment:
- the SMO gene encoding protein smoothened isoform X2 gives MAAARPARGPALPLLGLLLLLLGAPGRGVALSGNATGPGPRSAGGSPRRSMAVTGPPPLLSHCGRAAPCEPLRYNVCLGSALPYAATSTLLAGDSDSQEEAHGKLVLWSGLRNAPRCWAVIQPLLCAVYMPKCENDRVELPSRTLCQATRGPCAIVERERGWPDFLRCTPDHFPEGCPNEIQNIKFNSSGQCEAPLVRTDNPKSWYEDVEGCGIQCQNPLFTEAEHRDMHSYIAAFGAVTGLCTLFTLATFVADWRNSNRYPAVILFYVNACFFVGSIGWLAQFMDGARREIVCRADGTMRLGEPTSNETLSCVIIFVIVYYALMAGVVWFVVLTYAWHTSFKALGTTYQPLSGKTSYFHLLTWSLPFVLTVAILAVAQVDGDSVSGICFVGYKNYRYRAGFVLAPIGLVLIVGGYFLIRGVMTLFSIKSNHPGLLSEKAASKINETMLRLGIFGFLAFGFVLITFSCHFYDFFNQAEWERSFRDYVLCQANVTIGLPTKKPIPDCEIKNRPSLLVEKINLFAMFGTGIAMSTWVWTKATLLIWRRTWCRLTGQSDDEPKRIKKSKMIAKAFSKRRELLQNPGQELSFSMHTVSHDGPVGLAFDLNEPSADVSSAWAQHVTKMVARRGAILPQDVSVTPVATPVPPEEHPNLWLVEAEISPELEKRLGKKKKRRKRKKEVCPLVPPPELPHPAPALTSSAIPRLPQLPRHKCLVATGAWGAGEPCRQGAWTLVSNPFCPEPSPLQDPFLPSAPAPMAWAQSRRQGLGPIHSRTNLMEAELMDADSDF, from the exons ATGGCCGCTGCCCGGCCCGCGCGGGGGCCCGCGCTCCCGCTTCTGgggctgttgctgctgctgctgggggcCCCGGGCCGGGGGGTGGCCTTGAGCGGGAACGCGACGGGTCCTGGGCCCCGGAGCGCGGGCGGGAGCCCGAGAAGGAGCATGGCCGTGACCGGCCCTCCGccgctgctgagccactgcggccggGCCGCCCCCTGCGAGCCTCTGCGCTACAACGTGTGCCTGGGCTCGGCGCTGCCCTACGCGGCTACCTCCACGCTGCTGGCCGGGGACTCGGACTCCCAGGAGGAAGCGCACGGCAAGCTAGTGCTCTGGTCGG GCCTCCGGAACGCCCCCCGCTGCTGGGCAGTAATCCAGCCCCTGCTGTGTGCTGTGTACATGCCCAAGTGTGAGAACGACCGGGTGGAGCTGCCCAGCCGCACCCTCTGCCAGGCTACCCGCGGCCCCTGTGCTATCGTGGAGCGGGAGCGCGGCTGGCCTGATTTCCTCCGCTGCACCCCTGACCACTTCCCCGAAGGCTGCCCG AATGAGATCCAGAACATCAAGTTCAACAGTTCAGGCCAGTGTGAGGCCCCCTTGGTCCGTACCGACAACCCCAAGAGCTGGTACGAGGACGTGGAGGGCTGCGGGATCCAGTGCCAGAACCCGCTCTTCACAGAGGCTGAGCACCGGGACATGCACAGCTACATCGCTGCCTTCGGGGCTGTCACCGGGCTCTGCACGCTCTTCACCCTG GCCACGTTCGTTGCTGACTGGAGGAATTCGAATCGCTACCCTGCTGTTATTCTCTTCTATGTCAATGCGTGTTTCTTTGTGGGCAGCATTGGCTGGTTGGCCCAGTTCATGGATGGCGCCCGTCGGGAAATTGTCTGCCGTGCAGATGGTACCATGAGGCTTGGGGAGCCCAC CTCCAATGAGACCCTGTCCTGCGTCATCATCTTTGTCATCGTGTACTATGCCCTGATGGCTGGCGTGGTCTGGTTTGTGGTCCTCACCTATGCCTGGCACACCTCCTTCAAAGCCCTGGGCACCACCTACCAGCCTCTCTCGGGCAAGACCTCCTACTTCCACCTGCTCACATGGTCCCTCCCCTTTGTGCTCACTGTGGCAATCCTCGCCGTGGCCCAG GTGGATGGAGACTCTGTGAGTGGCATCTGTTTTGTGGGCTACAAGAACTACCGTTACCGTGCTGGCTTTGTGCTGGCCCCAATTGGCTTGGTGCTCATTGTGGGAGGCTACTTCCTCATCCGAG GAGTCATGACTCTCTTCTCCATCAAGAGCAACCACCCTGGCCTGCTGAGTGAGAAGGCTGCCAGCAAGATCAATGAGACCATGCTGCGCCTGG GCATTTTTGGCTTCCTGGCCTTTGGCTTTGTGCTTATTACCTTCAGCTGCCACTTCTATGACTTCTTCAATCAGGCTGAATGGGAGCGCAGCTTCCGGGACTACGTGCT GTGTCAAGCCAATGTGACCATTGGGCTGCCCACCAAGAAGCCCATCCCTGACTGTGAGATCAAGAATCGCCCAAGCCTCTTAGTGGAGAAGATCAACCTGTTTGCCATGTTTGGTACTGGCATTGCCATGAGCACTTGGGTCTGGACCAAGGCCACTCTACTCATCTGGAGGCGCACCTGGTGCAG GTTGACTGGACAGAGTGATGACGAACCCAAACGGATCAAGAAGAGCAAGATGATTGCCAAAGCCTTTTCCAAGCGGCGGGAGCTGCTGCAGAACCCAGGCCAGGAGCTGTCCTTCAGCATGCACACCGTCTCCCACGACGGGCCTGTGG GTTTGGCTTTTGACCTCAATGAGCCCTCAGCGGATGTCTCCTCTGCCTGGGCCCAGCATGTCACCAAGATGGTGGCCCGAAGAGGAGCCATACTACCCCAGGATGTATCTGTCACCCCTGTGGCAACACCAG TGCCGCCAGAGGAGCATCCCAACCTGTGGCTGGTCGAGGCAGAGATCTCCCCGGAGCTGGAGAAGCGCCTGGGGAAGAAGAAGAAgcggaggaagaggaagaaggaagtgtGCCCACTGGTGCCACCCCCTGAgcttccccaccctgcccctgccctcaccAGCAGTGCCATTCCTCGACTGCCTCAGCTGCCCCGCCACAAATGCCTGGTGGCCACAGGAGCCTGGGGAGCTGGTGAACCCTGCCGGCAGGGAGCCTGGACTCTGGTCTCCAATCCCTTTTGCCCTGAGCCCAGTCCCCTTCAGGATCCTTTTCTGCCCAGCGCCCCAGCCCCCATGGCTTGGGCTCAGAGCCGCCGGCAGGGTCTGGGGCCCATTCACTCCCGCACCAACCTGATGGAGGCAGAGCTCATGGATGCAGACTCGGACTTCTGA
- the SMO gene encoding protein smoothened isoform X1, producing MAAARPARGPALPLLGLLLLLLGAPGRGVALSGNATGPGPRSAGGSPRRSMAVTGPPPLLSHCGRAAPCEPLRYNVCLGSALPYAATSTLLAGDSDSQEEAHGKLVLWSGLRNAPRCWAVIQPLLCAVYMPKCENDRVELPSRTLCQATRGPCAIVERERGWPDFLRCTPDHFPEGCPNEIQNIKFNSSGQCEAPLVRTDNPKSWYEDVEGCGIQCQNPLFTEAEHRDMHSYIAAFGAVTGLCTLFTLATFVADWRNSNRYPAVILFYVNACFFVGSIGWLAQFMDGARREIVCRADGTMRLGEPTSNETLSCVIIFVIVYYALMAGVVWFVVLTYAWHTSFKALGTTYQPLSGKTSYFHLLTWSLPFVLTVAILAVAQVDGDSVSGICFVGYKNYRYRAGFVLAPIGLVLIVGGYFLIRGVMTLFSIKSNHPGLLSEKAASKINETMLRLGIFGFLAFGFVLITFSCHFYDFFNQAEWERSFRDYVLCQANVTIGLPTKKPIPDCEIKNRPSLLVEKINLFAMFGTGIAMSTWVWTKATLLIWRRTWCRLTGQSDDEPKRIKKSKMIAKAFSKRRELLQNPGQELSFSMHTVSHDGPVAGLAFDLNEPSADVSSAWAQHVTKMVARRGAILPQDVSVTPVATPVPPEEHPNLWLVEAEISPELEKRLGKKKKRRKRKKEVCPLVPPPELPHPAPALTSSAIPRLPQLPRHKCLVATGAWGAGEPCRQGAWTLVSNPFCPEPSPLQDPFLPSAPAPMAWAQSRRQGLGPIHSRTNLMEAELMDADSDF from the exons ATGGCCGCTGCCCGGCCCGCGCGGGGGCCCGCGCTCCCGCTTCTGgggctgttgctgctgctgctgggggcCCCGGGCCGGGGGGTGGCCTTGAGCGGGAACGCGACGGGTCCTGGGCCCCGGAGCGCGGGCGGGAGCCCGAGAAGGAGCATGGCCGTGACCGGCCCTCCGccgctgctgagccactgcggccggGCCGCCCCCTGCGAGCCTCTGCGCTACAACGTGTGCCTGGGCTCGGCGCTGCCCTACGCGGCTACCTCCACGCTGCTGGCCGGGGACTCGGACTCCCAGGAGGAAGCGCACGGCAAGCTAGTGCTCTGGTCGG GCCTCCGGAACGCCCCCCGCTGCTGGGCAGTAATCCAGCCCCTGCTGTGTGCTGTGTACATGCCCAAGTGTGAGAACGACCGGGTGGAGCTGCCCAGCCGCACCCTCTGCCAGGCTACCCGCGGCCCCTGTGCTATCGTGGAGCGGGAGCGCGGCTGGCCTGATTTCCTCCGCTGCACCCCTGACCACTTCCCCGAAGGCTGCCCG AATGAGATCCAGAACATCAAGTTCAACAGTTCAGGCCAGTGTGAGGCCCCCTTGGTCCGTACCGACAACCCCAAGAGCTGGTACGAGGACGTGGAGGGCTGCGGGATCCAGTGCCAGAACCCGCTCTTCACAGAGGCTGAGCACCGGGACATGCACAGCTACATCGCTGCCTTCGGGGCTGTCACCGGGCTCTGCACGCTCTTCACCCTG GCCACGTTCGTTGCTGACTGGAGGAATTCGAATCGCTACCCTGCTGTTATTCTCTTCTATGTCAATGCGTGTTTCTTTGTGGGCAGCATTGGCTGGTTGGCCCAGTTCATGGATGGCGCCCGTCGGGAAATTGTCTGCCGTGCAGATGGTACCATGAGGCTTGGGGAGCCCAC CTCCAATGAGACCCTGTCCTGCGTCATCATCTTTGTCATCGTGTACTATGCCCTGATGGCTGGCGTGGTCTGGTTTGTGGTCCTCACCTATGCCTGGCACACCTCCTTCAAAGCCCTGGGCACCACCTACCAGCCTCTCTCGGGCAAGACCTCCTACTTCCACCTGCTCACATGGTCCCTCCCCTTTGTGCTCACTGTGGCAATCCTCGCCGTGGCCCAG GTGGATGGAGACTCTGTGAGTGGCATCTGTTTTGTGGGCTACAAGAACTACCGTTACCGTGCTGGCTTTGTGCTGGCCCCAATTGGCTTGGTGCTCATTGTGGGAGGCTACTTCCTCATCCGAG GAGTCATGACTCTCTTCTCCATCAAGAGCAACCACCCTGGCCTGCTGAGTGAGAAGGCTGCCAGCAAGATCAATGAGACCATGCTGCGCCTGG GCATTTTTGGCTTCCTGGCCTTTGGCTTTGTGCTTATTACCTTCAGCTGCCACTTCTATGACTTCTTCAATCAGGCTGAATGGGAGCGCAGCTTCCGGGACTACGTGCT GTGTCAAGCCAATGTGACCATTGGGCTGCCCACCAAGAAGCCCATCCCTGACTGTGAGATCAAGAATCGCCCAAGCCTCTTAGTGGAGAAGATCAACCTGTTTGCCATGTTTGGTACTGGCATTGCCATGAGCACTTGGGTCTGGACCAAGGCCACTCTACTCATCTGGAGGCGCACCTGGTGCAG GTTGACTGGACAGAGTGATGACGAACCCAAACGGATCAAGAAGAGCAAGATGATTGCCAAAGCCTTTTCCAAGCGGCGGGAGCTGCTGCAGAACCCAGGCCAGGAGCTGTCCTTCAGCATGCACACCGTCTCCCACGACGGGCCTGTGG CAGGTTTGGCTTTTGACCTCAATGAGCCCTCAGCGGATGTCTCCTCTGCCTGGGCCCAGCATGTCACCAAGATGGTGGCCCGAAGAGGAGCCATACTACCCCAGGATGTATCTGTCACCCCTGTGGCAACACCAG TGCCGCCAGAGGAGCATCCCAACCTGTGGCTGGTCGAGGCAGAGATCTCCCCGGAGCTGGAGAAGCGCCTGGGGAAGAAGAAGAAgcggaggaagaggaagaaggaagtgtGCCCACTGGTGCCACCCCCTGAgcttccccaccctgcccctgccctcaccAGCAGTGCCATTCCTCGACTGCCTCAGCTGCCCCGCCACAAATGCCTGGTGGCCACAGGAGCCTGGGGAGCTGGTGAACCCTGCCGGCAGGGAGCCTGGACTCTGGTCTCCAATCCCTTTTGCCCTGAGCCCAGTCCCCTTCAGGATCCTTTTCTGCCCAGCGCCCCAGCCCCCATGGCTTGGGCTCAGAGCCGCCGGCAGGGTCTGGGGCCCATTCACTCCCGCACCAACCTGATGGAGGCAGAGCTCATGGATGCAGACTCGGACTTCTGA